One Deinococcus sp. LM3 genomic region harbors:
- the clpS gene encoding ATP-dependent Clp protease adapter ClpS → MTRRDLDSGTQTLERTRTQRPRLFRVLLLNDDYTPMEFVVEVLRRFFRKSEQEAELIMLAVHHKGQGVAGVYTRDVAETKVAQVMAAARHEGFPLRVVAEPEAGE, encoded by the coding sequence ATGACACGCCGGGACCTTGACTCTGGAACCCAGACGCTGGAGCGCACGCGAACGCAGCGGCCCCGGCTGTTCCGGGTACTGCTGCTGAACGACGATTACACCCCGATGGAGTTCGTGGTGGAGGTGCTGCGCCGCTTCTTCCGCAAGTCCGAGCAGGAAGCCGAACTCATCATGCTGGCCGTGCATCACAAGGGGCAGGGCGTGGCGGGCGTGTACACGCGGGACGTGGCCGAGACGAAAGTGGCGCAGGTGATGGCGGCCGCGCGGCACGAAGGGTTCCCACTGCGCGTGGTGGCCGAACCGGAGGCGGGCGAATGA
- a CDS encoding AAA family ATPase has product MISDHLQVTIGRAADYAREAGHELVTLEHLLLALTHDPEGREALLAVGVDVERLRDDLKAVLAALDTVPDAEPDFTLGVHRVVEGAVLQLHASGRGGQEADGARVLVELLEEEDSPARAAIEAQGASRLDVLNFVSHGAAKVPGRERERRVAGVDGAAPDGAEGAAPEVDPLEAYASDLTELARAGKFDPVIGREAELERVVHVLARRGKNNPVLVGEPGVGKTALAEGLAQRVADGRAPGFLKGASVFALDLGALLAGTRYRGDFEARLKAVLSALDGRNAVLFIDELHTLVGAGATEGGNVDAANLLKPALARGSAHGHGLRVLGATTPAELRFLEKDRALWRRFQTVEVPEPSEEDALKIVQGLSGRYEAHHGVTFTPGALEAAVRLSVRYLRDRFLPDKAIDVLDESGAARSSGGKGGVIDVPDIEGTVARMARVPVGAVRAEEVTSLATLGADLRARVFGQDAAVDAVASAVKLARAGLRDPQKPQGAFLFAGPTGVGKTELARALADRLGIHLARFDMSEYQEAHTVARLIGAPPGYVGFDQGGLLTDAVAKHPHAVVLLDEIEKAHPDVYNVFLQLMDHGTLTDHTGKKVDGRGVILIFTTNAGAADASRPALGFGRVGRAGEEAEAVRRTFTPEFRNRLDAVLHFAPLSQAVMGGVVDKFIRELQTQLAERGVTVTVSPAARARLAELGYDPAMGARPLGRVIETRLKRPLADELLFGRLKGGGTVKVGVRNGEFTFS; this is encoded by the coding sequence ATGATCAGTGATCACCTGCAGGTGACGATTGGCCGCGCGGCGGATTATGCGCGCGAGGCGGGGCATGAACTGGTGACGCTGGAGCATCTGCTGCTGGCCCTGACGCACGACCCGGAGGGGCGCGAGGCGCTGCTGGCGGTGGGCGTGGACGTGGAGCGGTTGCGGGACGACCTGAAGGCGGTGCTGGCGGCGCTGGACACCGTGCCGGACGCCGAGCCGGATTTCACGCTGGGCGTTCACCGGGTCGTGGAGGGCGCGGTGCTGCAACTGCACGCCAGCGGCCGGGGCGGGCAGGAGGCGGACGGCGCGCGCGTGCTGGTCGAACTGCTGGAGGAGGAGGACAGTCCGGCGCGCGCGGCCATCGAGGCGCAGGGAGCGTCGCGGCTGGACGTGCTGAATTTCGTGTCTCACGGGGCGGCGAAGGTGCCGGGCCGTGAGCGGGAGCGGCGCGTGGCGGGCGTGGACGGCGCGGCCCCGGACGGCGCTGAGGGCGCGGCGCCGGAGGTGGACCCGCTGGAGGCGTACGCGTCGGACCTGACGGAACTGGCGCGGGCCGGAAAGTTCGATCCGGTGATCGGGCGTGAGGCGGAGCTGGAGCGCGTGGTGCACGTGCTGGCGCGGCGCGGGAAGAACAACCCGGTGCTGGTCGGCGAGCCGGGCGTGGGCAAGACGGCGCTGGCCGAGGGGCTCGCGCAGCGGGTCGCGGACGGGCGGGCGCCGGGCTTCCTGAAGGGCGCCAGTGTGTTCGCGCTGGACCTGGGGGCCCTGCTGGCGGGCACGCGGTACCGCGGGGATTTCGAGGCGCGGCTGAAGGCGGTCCTCTCGGCGCTGGACGGGCGCAACGCGGTGCTGTTCATCGACGAGCTGCACACGCTGGTGGGGGCCGGGGCGACCGAGGGCGGGAACGTGGACGCCGCGAACCTCCTGAAGCCGGCCCTGGCACGCGGCAGCGCGCACGGGCATGGGCTGCGGGTGCTGGGCGCGACCACGCCCGCCGAGCTGCGCTTCCTGGAGAAGGACCGGGCGTTGTGGCGGCGGTTCCAGACGGTCGAGGTGCCCGAGCCGTCCGAGGAGGACGCCCTGAAGATCGTGCAGGGGCTGTCCGGGCGTTACGAGGCGCACCACGGGGTGACGTTCACGCCGGGGGCGCTGGAGGCGGCGGTGCGGCTCTCGGTGCGCTACCTGCGGGACCGGTTCCTGCCGGACAAGGCCATCGACGTGCTCGACGAGTCCGGCGCGGCGCGCTCCAGCGGCGGGAAGGGCGGCGTGATCGACGTGCCGGACATCGAGGGCACGGTGGCCCGCATGGCGCGCGTTCCTGTGGGCGCGGTGCGGGCCGAGGAGGTCACGTCGCTGGCGACGCTGGGCGCGGACCTGCGGGCGCGGGTGTTCGGGCAGGACGCGGCGGTGGACGCCGTGGCGAGCGCCGTGAAACTGGCCCGCGCGGGCCTGCGCGACCCGCAGAAACCTCAGGGGGCGTTCCTGTTCGCCGGGCCGACCGGAGTGGGCAAGACCGAACTGGCCCGCGCGCTGGCCGACCGGCTGGGCATTCACCTGGCGCGCTTCGACATGAGCGAGTACCAGGAGGCGCACACGGTCGCGCGCCTGATCGGGGCGCCGCCCGGCTACGTGGGCTTCGATCAGGGCGGCCTGCTGACGGACGCGGTGGCGAAGCACCCGCACGCGGTGGTGCTGCTCGACGAGATCGAGAAGGCGCACCCGGACGTGTACAACGTCTTCCTGCAACTGATGGATCACGGCACCCTGACCGACCACACCGGCAAGAAGGTGGACGGGCGCGGCGTGATCCTGATCTTCACCACCAACGCCGGGGCGGCCGACGCGTCGCGGCCCGCGCTGGGCTTCGGGCGGGTGGGCCGCGCGGGCGAGGAGGCCGAGGCGGTGAGGCGGACCTTCACGCCGGAGTTCCGTAACCGCCTGGACGCGGTACTGCACTTCGCGCCGCTGTCGCAGGCCGTGATGGGCGGCGTGGTGGACAAGTTCATCCGGGAGTTGCAGACGCAGCTGGCCGAGCGGGGCGTGACGGTCACGGTCAGCCCGGCAGCGCGCGCGCGACTGGCCGAACTGGGGTACGACCCGGCGATGGGTGCGCGTCCGCTGGGCCGCGTGATCGAGACGCGGCTCAAGCGACCGCTGGCCGACGAGCTGCTGTTCGGGCGACTGAAGGGCGGCGGAACCGTGAAGGTGGGCGTGCGGAACGGAGAATTCACGTTCAGCTGA
- a CDS encoding GNAT family N-acetyltransferase: protein MGAALLEAAAGQARARGLDRVGLLVEDGNRAATLYARMGFRAAGTRTLAGGTYTHMVWTLPG, encoded by the coding sequence GTGGGGGCCGCGCTGCTGGAGGCGGCGGCCGGGCAGGCGCGGGCACGGGGCCTGGACCGCGTGGGCCTGCTGGTCGAGGACGGCAACCGCGCCGCCACGCTGTACGCACGCATGGGCTTCCGCGCGGCGGGCACACGCACCCTGGCCGGGGGCACGTACACGCACATGGTCTGGACGCTGCCGGGGTGA
- a CDS encoding LCP family protein → MRRIVWVLVVAAGLAAVVAPAAPFLSRYAAVPRAADGPVTVLLAGVDVDYDDSAAVWPWPAKAESYTTRTDTIMLTQVWPDGRVNVLGVPRDSWVNMPGYGWGKINGANVHGGPEMLMRAVQELTGVPMDAYALVSLNAIPAMTDAAGGVTVDVGQAMKYDDNAGNLHIDLKPGRQRLSGEQAAGFLRFRHDNLGDIGRIARQQQFVSALGAQVRNPLNVWRLPMMVSAVDRNMKTDLTRAQVAALTGAALRGPQVQTFSVPGTFGFRGAASVWEVDRAALGALIAKQFRDPDDVRALGVAVVNTDAPDGSAGRLKARLEGLGYSNVWIVNEPRGPAQTTASGAAAARVLRDVGFGTVSDQPVAAGADVTVRLGSDTPAP, encoded by the coding sequence GTGCGCCGCATTGTCTGGGTTCTTGTTGTGGCGGCGGGTCTGGCAGCGGTCGTTGCCCCTGCCGCTCCGTTTCTCTCGCGGTACGCGGCCGTTCCGCGCGCAGCCGACGGCCCGGTGACGGTGCTGCTGGCCGGCGTGGACGTGGATTACGACGACAGCGCCGCCGTGTGGCCCTGGCCCGCCAAGGCCGAGTCGTACACGACCCGCACGGACACCATCATGCTCACGCAGGTGTGGCCGGACGGGCGGGTGAACGTGCTGGGTGTACCGCGCGACTCGTGGGTGAACATGCCGGGCTACGGGTGGGGCAAGATCAACGGCGCGAACGTGCACGGCGGCCCGGAGATGCTGATGCGGGCCGTGCAGGAGCTGACGGGCGTGCCGATGGACGCCTACGCGCTCGTCAGCCTGAACGCCATTCCCGCCATGACCGACGCGGCGGGCGGCGTGACAGTGGATGTGGGGCAGGCCATGAAGTACGACGACAACGCCGGGAACCTGCATATCGACCTGAAGCCGGGGCGGCAGCGCCTGAGCGGCGAGCAGGCGGCCGGGTTCCTGCGGTTCCGGCACGACAACCTGGGCGATATCGGGCGGATCGCGCGGCAGCAGCAGTTCGTGTCCGCGCTGGGGGCGCAGGTCCGTAACCCGCTGAACGTGTGGCGACTGCCGATGATGGTGAGCGCCGTGGACCGCAACATGAAGACCGACCTGACGCGCGCGCAGGTGGCGGCCCTGACCGGCGCGGCGCTGCGCGGGCCGCAGGTGCAGACGTTCAGCGTGCCGGGCACTTTCGGTTTCCGGGGCGCGGCGAGCGTGTGGGAGGTGGACCGCGCGGCCCTGGGCGCCCTGATCGCCAAGCAGTTCCGTGACCCGGACGACGTGCGGGCGCTGGGCGTGGCGGTCGTGAACACCGACGCCCCGGACGGCAGCGCGGGCCGCCTGAAGGCGCGACTGGAGGGCCTGGGGTACTCGAACGTCTGGATCGTGAACGAGCCGCGCGGCCCGGCGCAGACCACCGCGTCCGGCGCGGCGGCGGCGCGGGTGCTGCGCGACGTGGGCTTCGGGACGGTCAGCGATCAGCCGGTCGCGGCGGGCGCGGACGTGACGGTGCGCCTGGGATCGGACACGCCCGCGCCCTGA
- a CDS encoding alpha-amylase family glycosyl hydrolase, with protein MTSSLTGELKWWQSGIIYQIYPRSFQDDSGDGVGDLRGITRRLPYVASLGVRAVWLSPIFKSPMRDFGYDVADYCDIDPLFGTLEDFDAFVAEAHRLGLKVMLDYVPNHSSSDHAWFQEALTGPGSAKRDWYVWRDPAPDGGVPNNWKSFFGGPAWTLDEASGQYYLHQFLPSQPDLNWRNPAVRAAMFDVLRFWMRRGVDGFRVDVIWLLAEDERYLDEPENPDWQPGQPEHWSLLHPYTQDQPETHGYIREMRAVLDEFDDRMMVGEIYLPVDRLLPYSGTEDARMVHLPFNFHLILLPWNAAEVRQFADGYDAACLAAGAWPNWVLGNHDQHRFRSRVGDDQYRVAQTLLLTLRGTPTVYYGDEIGMRDVTIPADRIVDPAALQQPDSPEAGRDPERTPMQWDASVNAGFSADGTTPWLPLADDAATLNVQAQDSDPASDLNYFRALTRLRQEHPALIGGTYRSVDAPEGVFAFVRKGHGETLTVLLNFGAQTHDLGALARGETLLSSHGDRPESGAALRPNEARILR; from the coding sequence ATGACCTCCTCCCTGACCGGCGAACTGAAGTGGTGGCAGAGCGGCATCATCTACCAGATCTACCCGCGTTCCTTCCAGGACGACAGCGGCGACGGCGTGGGCGACCTGCGCGGCATCACGCGCCGCCTGCCGTACGTGGCGAGCCTGGGCGTGCGGGCCGTGTGGCTCTCCCCCATCTTCAAAAGCCCCATGCGGGACTTCGGGTACGACGTGGCCGACTACTGCGACATCGACCCGCTGTTTGGGACGCTGGAGGACTTCGACGCCTTCGTGGCCGAGGCGCACCGCCTGGGCCTGAAGGTCATGCTGGACTACGTGCCCAACCACTCGTCCAGTGACCACGCCTGGTTCCAGGAGGCGCTGACAGGCCCAGGCAGCGCGAAACGCGACTGGTACGTGTGGCGCGACCCGGCCCCGGACGGCGGCGTGCCGAACAACTGGAAGTCCTTCTTCGGCGGCCCCGCCTGGACGCTGGACGAGGCGAGCGGGCAGTACTACCTGCACCAGTTCCTGCCCAGCCAGCCGGACCTGAACTGGCGGAACCCGGCCGTGCGCGCGGCGATGTTCGACGTGCTGCGCTTCTGGATGCGCCGGGGCGTGGACGGCTTCCGGGTGGACGTGATCTGGCTGCTGGCCGAGGACGAACGCTACCTGGACGAACCCGAGAACCCCGACTGGCAGCCCGGTCAGCCCGAACACTGGAGCCTGCTGCACCCGTACACGCAGGACCAGCCCGAGACACACGGGTACATCCGCGAGATGCGCGCCGTACTGGACGAATTCGATGACCGCATGATGGTCGGCGAGATCTACCTGCCGGTCGACCGCCTGCTGCCGTACTCGGGCACCGAGGACGCCCGGATGGTGCACCTGCCGTTCAACTTCCACCTGATCCTGCTGCCCTGGAACGCCGCCGAGGTCCGGCAGTTCGCGGATGGCTACGACGCGGCGTGCCTCGCGGCGGGCGCGTGGCCGAACTGGGTGCTGGGCAACCACGACCAGCACCGCTTCCGCAGCCGCGTGGGCGACGACCAGTACCGCGTGGCGCAGACGCTGCTGCTGACGCTGCGCGGCACGCCCACCGTGTACTACGGCGACGAGATCGGCATGCGCGACGTGACCATCCCCGCCGACCGCATCGTGGACCCGGCCGCGCTGCAACAGCCGGACAGCCCCGAGGCGGGCCGCGACCCGGAACGCACCCCGATGCAGTGGGACGCTTCCGTGAATGCGGGCTTCAGCGCGGACGGCACGACTCCCTGGCTGCCGCTGGCGGACGACGCCGCCACCCTGAACGTGCAGGCACAGGACAGTGACCCGGCCAGCGACCTGAACTACTTCCGCGCGCTGACCCGCCTGCGCCAGGAACACCCCGCGCTGATCGGCGGCACGTACCGCAGCGTGGACGCCCCGGAGGGCGTGTTCGCCTTCGTGCGCAAAGGCCACGGCGAGACCCTGACCGTCCTGCTGAACTTCGGCGCGCAGACCCACGACCTCGGCGCACTGGCGCGCGGCGAGACCCTCCTGAGCAGCCACGGGGACCGGCCCGAGAGCGGCGCGGCCCTGCGCCCGAACGAGGCCCGCATCCTGCGCTGA
- a CDS encoding serine/threonine-protein kinase, which produces MPLAGQIVGDGVRLIRPVGRGSHSLVYFGVARDGQPCAVKIFPAHLSSYADREYQHAHDLHHPRLVRVLHRAVVDDQPALVGTLARGEVLFQRFTQRPAARTERRAFLLTIVHLLDALAYLHGRGLVHRDIKPENIMVDEDGSAKLVDFDLSGPAFETFDTPVRMGTAAFQSPEAARGEPLGPESDLYGVGVLLGWGIHGALPDPDEPQPLSGDPLGSLHASLIRPHRAERPNDAGRVRQELLRLARLPY; this is translated from the coding sequence ATGCCGCTTGCAGGACAGATCGTGGGTGACGGAGTGAGGCTCATCCGTCCCGTCGGTCGCGGCTCCCACAGCCTGGTGTACTTCGGGGTGGCCCGCGACGGTCAGCCCTGCGCCGTCAAGATCTTTCCCGCGCATCTGAGCAGTTACGCCGACCGCGAGTACCAGCACGCGCACGACCTGCACCACCCCCGGTTGGTGCGGGTGCTGCACCGCGCCGTCGTGGACGACCAGCCCGCGCTGGTGGGAACCCTGGCGCGCGGCGAGGTGCTGTTCCAGCGCTTCACGCAGCGGCCCGCCGCCCGGACCGAACGCCGCGCGTTCCTGCTGACCATCGTGCACCTGCTCGACGCCCTGGCGTACCTGCACGGGCGCGGCCTCGTACACCGCGACATCAAGCCCGAGAACATCATGGTCGACGAGGACGGCAGCGCCAAACTCGTCGATTTCGACCTGTCCGGCCCGGCCTTCGAGACCTTCGACACGCCCGTGCGCATGGGTACGGCCGCCTTCCAGAGCCCGGAGGCGGCGCGCGGCGAACCGCTCGGCCCGGAAAGCGACCTGTACGGCGTGGGCGTCCTGCTCGGCTGGGGCATTCACGGGGCGCTGCCCGACCCGGACGAACCTCAGCCGCTCAGTGGCGATCCGCTGGGCTCCCTGCATGCCAGCCTGATCCGGCCCCACCGCGCCGAGCGTCCCAACGACGCGGGCCGCGTCCGGCAGGAACTGCTGCGGCTGGCCCGGCTGCCGTACTGA
- a CDS encoding patatin-like phospholipase family protein, with protein sequence MSGYGLVLGGGGARGLAHVGVWQVLEERGVLPDVVAGTSMGGLVGAFIAAGYSGEELERLSRSVSWRRLLDLRPGPGLIRTSSLTAWLAHHLPPTFEELKRPLAITATDMLSGRAVYLTRGDLHTALRATTAYPGALEPVPVDDMLLSDGGILNQVPVDAALFLGARRVLAVDVTAPDPLELHERRVLLWKREASLGPLRALRRSVEIMQAQLTDARISLYRPDVLLRPHLGDIDLMNFNRAAQATQAGRDAALAELPRIRALLG encoded by the coding sequence GTGAGCGGGTACGGACTGGTCCTGGGTGGCGGCGGCGCGCGCGGACTGGCGCACGTGGGCGTGTGGCAGGTTCTCGAGGAACGCGGGGTGCTGCCGGACGTGGTCGCCGGCACCAGCATGGGCGGGCTGGTGGGGGCGTTCATTGCGGCCGGGTACAGCGGCGAGGAACTCGAGCGCCTCTCGCGGTCCGTGTCGTGGCGGCGACTGCTGGACCTGCGGCCCGGCCCCGGCCTGATCCGCACGTCCAGCCTGACCGCGTGGCTGGCCCACCACCTGCCCCCCACCTTCGAGGAACTGAAACGGCCGCTGGCGATCACCGCGACCGACATGCTCTCGGGCCGCGCCGTGTACCTGACGCGCGGGGACCTGCACACCGCGCTGCGGGCCACGACTGCGTACCCCGGCGCGCTGGAACCCGTGCCGGTCGACGACATGCTGCTCTCGGACGGCGGAATCCTGAATCAGGTGCCGGTGGACGCGGCGCTGTTCCTGGGCGCGCGGCGCGTGCTGGCGGTCGACGTGACCGCCCCGGACCCGCTGGAACTGCACGAGCGGCGCGTGCTGCTCTGGAAACGCGAGGCCAGCCTGGGGCCGCTGCGGGCGCTGCGCCGCTCGGTCGAGATCATGCAGGCGCAACTGACCGACGCCCGCATCAGCCTGTACCGCCCGGACGTGCTGCTGCGCCCGCACCTGGGTGACATCGACCTGATGAACTTCAACCGCGCCGCACAGGCCACCCAGGCCGGGCGGGACGCGGCCCTGGCCGAACTGCCCCGCATTCGCGCGCTGCTGGGCTGA
- the lepB gene encoding signal peptidase I — protein sequence MTRPDRPAPTALQKLWKELLEPIAFAVVITQFVATLVGVDGVSMMPNLRNGERVFVPKYETWLHKAGVGEFKRGDILIFKPPREASAGISNLNKSAFGLWTYRPFLIKRLIGLPGDRISITGGEVTVNGTPLDSSWTTDYWQQQGCWDTQSDLANNATASVNYGVVQDRKEFTVPEGRYYVMGDNRTQNGSEDSRMIGPVERRDVAGRAAAVVWPIMRKANVTYDCSAGAVAEFSGDNVLNWRLLTPPAGFDALKTPVTP from the coding sequence ATGACCAGACCTGACAGACCTGCACCGACCGCCCTCCAGAAGCTGTGGAAGGAACTGCTCGAACCGATCGCGTTCGCGGTGGTCATCACGCAGTTCGTTGCGACGCTGGTCGGCGTGGACGGCGTGAGCATGATGCCCAACCTCCGCAACGGCGAGCGGGTCTTCGTACCCAAGTACGAGACCTGGCTGCACAAGGCCGGCGTGGGTGAATTCAAACGCGGGGACATCCTGATCTTCAAACCGCCGCGCGAGGCGAGCGCCGGCATCTCGAACCTGAACAAGAGTGCCTTCGGCCTGTGGACCTACCGGCCGTTCCTGATCAAGCGCCTGATCGGTCTGCCCGGCGACCGCATCAGCATCACGGGCGGCGAGGTCACTGTGAACGGCACGCCGCTGGATTCCAGCTGGACGACCGACTACTGGCAGCAGCAGGGCTGCTGGGACACCCAGAGCGACCTGGCGAACAACGCCACGGCCTCCGTGAACTACGGCGTGGTGCAGGACCGCAAGGAATTCACCGTGCCGGAGGGCCGCTACTACGTGATGGGCGACAACCGCACCCAGAACGGCTCCGAGGACTCCCGCATGATCGGCCCCGTCGAGCGCCGCGACGTGGCGGGCCGCGCCGCCGCCGTCGTGTGGCCCATCATGCGCAAGGCGAACGTCACGTACGACTGCTCGGCCGGAGCGGTCGCGGAATTCAGCGGCGACAACGTCCTGAACTGGCGTCTGCTGACCCCGCCCGCCGGCTTCGACGCCCTGAAGACCCCCGTCACGCCGTAA
- a CDS encoding DUF503 family protein translates to MALGYVGVLTIRVEMPWVASLKEKRALVRPVVERLKARYPLTVARLDGLDAHDWEVIGVATISNDYAWVEETLRMAADYIAREGPYRVTSEHTEITPLGAEDEED, encoded by the coding sequence GTGGCCCTGGGCTACGTGGGCGTCCTGACCATCCGGGTCGAGATGCCCTGGGTCGCCAGCCTCAAAGAGAAACGCGCCCTGGTCCGCCCGGTCGTGGAGCGCCTGAAGGCCCGCTACCCGCTGACGGTCGCCCGCCTCGACGGCCTGGACGCCCACGACTGGGAAGTGATCGGCGTGGCGACCATCAGCAACGATTACGCCTGGGTCGAGGAAACGCTGCGCATGGCCGCCGACTACATCGCCAGGGAAGGACCGTACCGCGTGACCAGCGAGCACACCGAGATCACGCCGCTGGGTGCGGAGGACGAAGAGGACTGA
- a CDS encoding heavy-metal-associated domain-containing protein, translating to MTGMTNTATRVLLGVRGMTRDAGTGVAAALTALPGVSRATPDDGQIEVHYDPSQLTVMDLVRAVRRQGFLAGML from the coding sequence ATGACAGGCATGACCAACACCGCCACCCGCGTGCTGCTGGGCGTGCGCGGCATGACCCGCGACGCCGGAACGGGCGTCGCCGCCGCACTGACCGCCCTGCCCGGCGTGAGCCGCGCCACGCCCGACGACGGCCAGATCGAAGTGCACTACGACCCCTCACAACTGACCGTCATGGATCTCGTGCGCGCCGTGCGCCGGCAAGGATTCCTGGCCGGCATGCTCTGA
- a CDS encoding DUF1999 domain-containing protein, with translation MRYRTFTEADYPAMQALDLRLQRHHDPAFDTLPERERDGRTHTSLPALKFYERSEHSFAAEQGDTLMGFILAQSVWQGDRPLVLVRTVAVAPDAPEGTHEGLLHAAVKSAYDTAVYELHFTLTPELHAAALAESAVVTGQSAVCHLGTRADTAPGIRLRTGPQGA, from the coding sequence ATGCGTTACCGCACTTTCACCGAGGCCGACTACCCGGCCATGCAGGCCCTGGACCTGCGCCTGCAACGCCACCACGACCCGGCCTTCGACACCCTGCCGGAACGGGAACGTGACGGCCGCACGCACACCAGCCTCCCCGCCCTGAAATTCTACGAACGCAGCGAACACTCCTTCGCCGCCGAGCAGGGCGACACCCTGATGGGCTTCATCCTGGCGCAGTCGGTCTGGCAGGGCGACCGGCCCCTGGTGCTGGTCCGCACCGTCGCCGTCGCCCCCGACGCCCCGGAGGGCACGCACGAGGGCCTGCTGCACGCCGCCGTGAAAAGCGCGTACGACACCGCCGTGTACGAACTGCACTTCACCCTGACGCCCGAACTGCACGCCGCCGCGCTGGCCGAGAGTGCCGTCGTGACTGGCCAGAGCGCCGTGTGCCACCTGGGTACCCGCGCCGATACCGCCCCCGGAATTCGCCTGCGGACCGGGCCGCAGGGCGCATAA
- a CDS encoding nucleoside deaminase, producing MPPQTPTPDDRRWLRLTLDLAREAQQAGSAPVGAVLIDASGHEVARGRNRVGEAQTPEHVGKASVAHAEMDLYFSVGKLENPETLTLYTSLEPCLMCGGASALLGVGRVVWVTDDPWGGSGRLIAWSDHPAMQETEVVPTPDPELEREGARLFAPEARRAFPDEGWQLWRRRYPTETAGL from the coding sequence ATGCCCCCCCAGACCCCCACCCCCGACGACCGCCGCTGGCTGCGCCTCACCCTCGACCTGGCCCGCGAGGCCCAGCAGGCCGGCAGCGCCCCGGTCGGCGCGGTCCTGATCGACGCCAGCGGCCACGAGGTCGCGCGCGGCCGCAACCGCGTGGGCGAGGCCCAGACGCCCGAACACGTCGGCAAGGCCAGCGTCGCGCACGCCGAGATGGACCTGTACTTCAGCGTGGGCAAACTGGAGAACCCCGAGACCCTGACGCTGTACACCAGCCTGGAACCCTGCCTGATGTGCGGCGGCGCCAGCGCCCTGCTCGGCGTGGGCCGCGTCGTGTGGGTCACGGACGACCCCTGGGGCGGCTCCGGACGCCTGATCGCCTGGAGCGATCACCCTGCCATGCAGGAAACCGAGGTGGTCCCCACCCCCGATCCCGAACTGGAACGCGAGGGCGCGCGGCTGTTCGCCCCGGAAGCCCGGCGCGCCTTCCCCGACGAGGGCTGGCAGCTGTGGCGCCGCCGCTACCCCACCGAGACCGCCGGGCTGTGA